GCACGGCTTTGGTTGATGGGAAGAACCTCCTGGGTCCCGTGGTGGGAAACTTCTGCATGCAACTGGCCATTAAGAAGGCAAAAGAAGCTGGCATCGGCTGGGTGGTGGCACACGGTGAGTCCGAGCacgctgtgattggttgaaggtgAATGATTAAAGAACCTGCTGCAAGATGCATTTGGTTTGCCTCATATAGCAtgaaatcaaatgtaaatataatttcatTTAGAGAGGAAAACGTACCGATTTTAAATAAGTTTTTATAGAATATTActtcactaataataataataataatagtttaccGTCTCAGGTTCCAACCATTACGGCATCGCCGGATACTACGCGATGCAAGCTCTGAAGGAAAACATGATTGTGAGCGAAAGTGTTattctgcatttttttattttttttttatgaattgaattgaaacaaaaTGCCCTTTTATTAAGAAATAGAGGTAAATGTGCTGTTTCTTCCCtacaaatgttttcataatCTGACCATGACAGGGCATGTCCTTTACCAACACGTCCCCACTGGTGGTTCCCACACGTGGTAAAGAGGTATAAAAAATAATTCTCCAGAATAAAAACTGTACCTTCATGCCGTAAAACAACTTGCTTGTAAAACTGACTCACTGTAAAACAACGTGCTGTTTGCAGTGCACTTTGGGCACCAACCCCATCAGCGTGGCCGCTCCTGCTAAAGACGGAGACAGCTTTGTTCTGGATATGGCCACATCAGCAGTTGCACTTGGAAAGGTAAGACTAGGTTCATGCTGATTAGCCATCGGGGTAATTATGTACATAGAGAACACGATATCAGGAGACATTATTTAGGCCTACGGGGGTTGATCAGGCTGTTTattttcgtctttttttttgcattggccCTTGGAGCCACTGAACAAATTAAGCATTTAAGAGGCCGGTTAAGAGTTTTGCAAATGGTATTTCCAACTTACGTGTCAATGTTTTCATGTGCACAGGTGGAGCTCCACGAGCGGCGTGGAGACACCATCCCTGAGGGCTGGGGCTGTGACGCTGAGGGCACGCTGACCACCGACCCCAAGAGAGTTCTGAGCGGAGGAGGACTGGTGCCCATCGGCGGAAGTGAAGCCACAGGTCAGAAACCAGCTGATAAAAGTCTGCTCGGGGAGCATTTGTTTCGTACTGtcattgaaataaatgtaagtTATTTTATGTtgaaatacgttttttttttaatacaaacacTGCTCTGACTGGCAAGTTGTgtgtgctgcaaaaaaaaaaaaaaggcacttggTGTTCCACTatttttacagaaatatttacaaaaaataaataaaataaaacttctACAAACTGAAAATCCATAGAAGACGGGAAGTAACAGTAGTCCTGAACAGGGTATGACGATGCACAGTAAGGGAGGGCTCATATCATATATGATACAATAGGTTGCATTCATCCAGTCGCCTCGTGAaataaatgaagtgtgtgtgtgtctgcgtgtgtgtgtgtgtgtgtcgtggtcCTCAGGAGGGTACAAAGGCTACGGTCTGGGCATGATGGTGGAAGTGTTCTGTGGTATCTTGGCCGGTGCCCAGTACAGCAAACACATCCGCACGTGGAAAGTAACAGACCGCGTTGCAAACCTGGTACGTTATTTAGTTACTCATTTGagcatataaaaataaataaagatgtga
Above is a genomic segment from Cyclopterus lumpus isolate fCycLum1 chromosome 6, fCycLum1.pri, whole genome shotgun sequence containing:
- the LOC117732739 gene encoding uncharacterized oxidoreductase YjmC-like isoform X2, which encodes MTRCLISKPEVQGFIERCMTSVGTKSHHARSLAEVLVEGDHRGHYSHGLNRMDMYVKDIQTGICAKDGEPVVEKESAGTALVDGKNLLGPVVGNFCMQLAIKKAKEAGIGWVVAHGSNHYGIAGYYAMQALKENMIGMSFTNTSPLVVPTRGKECTLGTNPISVAAPAKDGDSFVLDMATSAVALGKVELHERRGDTIPEGWGCDAEGTLTTDPKRVLSGGGLVPIGGSEATGGYKGYGLGMMVEVFCGILAGAQYSKHIRTWKVTDRVANLGQCFVAINPENFAPGFGDRMSDLLSIQRGMEPADPQHPVLAAGDPERMNMKTCEGLGGIPYHINVVNHMNECAKRVGVSPLLPCDNVISN